Proteins found in one Vulpes vulpes isolate BD-2025 chromosome 13, VulVul3, whole genome shotgun sequence genomic segment:
- the LOC112925314 gene encoding methyl-CpG-binding domain protein 1 isoform X22 produces the protein MAPMAEDWLDCPALGPGWKRREVFRKSGATCGRSDTYYQSPTGDRIRSKVELTRYLGPACDLTLFDFKQGILCYPAPKAPSLDVPGRKRKKPSRPAKTQKRQVGPQKGEVRKEAPGDETKAVADTALASLPAPGCCENCGISFSGDGTRRQRLKTLCKDCRAQRIAFNREQRMFKRVGCGECAACRVTEDCGACSTCLLQLPHEVASGLFCKCERRRCLRIVERSRGCGVCRGCQTREDCGRCRVCLRPPRPGLRRQWRCVQRRCLRSKRSRRRGGCDSKMAARRCPRTQPLPPVPPSQPPESPELPFTNRRQNRKCGACAACLRRMDCGHCDFCCDKPKFGGNNQKRQKCRWRQCLQFAMKRLLPSVWAGSEDGAGPPPSYSRRKRPGSTRRPRLGQILKTSLTTPTARSGCAQTPVKQETDSGFVLPPPGTDLVFLREGAGSPVQVPGPAATSTEALLQVKQEKADAQEDWTPGTAILTSPVLLSGCPSKAVDPGLPPVKQEPLDPEEDKEEENKNDSASDSAPEEEAGGAGTPVITEIFSLGGTRLRDTAVWLPRAGNREGKMDVKCGRWRTLWRARERAGTSEDGLEPMSVSHHLQLR, from the exons CCCCACAGGAGACAGGATCCGAAGCAAAGTTGAGCTGACCCGATACCTGGGCCCTGCGTGCGACCTCACCCTCTTCGACTTCAAACAAGGCATTCTGTGCTATCCAGCCCCTAAG GCCCCGTCCTTAGATGTCCCTGGCAGGAAGCGGAAGAAGCCTTCACGGCCAGCCAAGACTCAGAAACGTCAGGTTGGACCCCAGAAGGGTGAAGTCAGGAAGGAGGCCCCAGGAGATGAGACCAAGGCTGTTGCTGACACAGCTCTAGCTTCACTCCCTGCACCTGG GTGCTGTGAAAACTGTGGAATCAGCTTCTCAGGAGATGGTACCCGAAGACAGCGGCTCAAGACGTTATGCAAGGACTGCCGAG caCAGAGAATTGCTTTCAATAGGGAGCAAAGGATGTTTAAG CGTGTGGGCTGCGGGGAGTGTGCGGCCTGCCGGGTAACCGAGGACTGCGGGGCCTGCTCCACCTGCCTTCTGCAGCTGCCCCATGAGGTGGCCTCGGGGCTGTTCTGCAAATGTGAGCGGAGACGGTGCCTCCGGATTGTGGAAAGG AGCCGAGGGTGTGGAGTGTGCCGGGGCTGTCAGACACGAGAGGACTGTGGCCGTTGTCGAGTCTGCCTTCGCCCTCCCCGCCCTGGTCTCAGGCGCCAGTGGAGGTGCGTCCAGCGGCGCTGCTTACGG AGTAAACGTAGCCGCCGTAGAGGAGGCTGTGACTCCAAGATGGCTGCCCGGCGGTGCCCCCGAACCCAGCCACTGCCTCCAGTTCCCCCATCACAGCCTCCAGAGTCCCCAGAGCTG CCTTTCACGAACCGCCGGCAGAACCGCAAGTgtggggcctgtgctgcctgcctACGCCGGATGGACTGTGGTCACTGCGACTTCTGCTGTGACAAGCCCAAATTTGGGGGCAACAACCAGAAGCGCCAGAAGTGTCGTTGGCGCCAATGCCTACAGTTTGCCATG AAGCGGCTGCTGCCTAGCGTTTGGGCAGGATCTGAGGATGGGGCAGGGCCACCACCATCTTACTCTCGTCGAAAGAGACCTGGTTCTACTCGACGGCCTCGTCTGGGCCAGATACTGAAGACCTCCTTGACTACACCCACAGCCCGATCAGGCTGTGCCCAGACTCCAGTTAAACAGGAAACGGACAGTGGCTTTGTGCTCCCCCCACCTGGCACCGACCTTGTGTTCTTACGGGAAGGTGCAGGCAGTCCTGTGCAGGTGCCTGGCCCTGCTGCAACTTCCACAGAAGCCCTGTTGCAG GTGAAGCAAGAGAAGGCGGATGCCCAGGAAGACTGGACACCGGGCACAGCCATCCTGACTTCTCCTGTATTGCTGTCTGGCTGCCCCAGCAAG GCAGTAGACCCAGGCCTGCCACCTGTGAAGCAAGAGCCACTGGACCctgaggaggacaaggaggaagaGAACAAGAATGATTCCGCCTCCGACTCGGccccagaggaggaggcaggaggggctggcacACCCGTG ATCACGGAGATTTTCAGCCTGGGTGGAACCCGCCTCCGGGACACAGCAGTCTGGTTGCCAAG GGCAGGCAATCGGGAAGGGAAGATGGATGTAAAGTGTGGGAGATGGAGGACACTTTGGCGTGCACGAGAACGAGCTGGAACCAGCGAGGATGGCCTGGAACCCATGTCAGTGTCTCACCACCTCCAACTTCGATGA
- the LOC112925314 gene encoding methyl-CpG-binding domain protein 1 isoform X30: MAPMAEDWLDCPALGPGWKRREVFRKSGATCGRSDTYYQSPTGDRIRSKVELTRYLGPACDLTLFDFKQGILCYPAPKAPSLDVPGRKRKKPSRPAKTQKRQVGPQKGEVRKEAPGDETKAVADTALASLPAPGCCENCGISFSGDGTRRQRLKTLCKDCRAQRIAFNREQRMFKRVGCGECAACRVTEDCGACSTCLLQLPHEVASGLFCKCERRRCLRIVERSRGCGVCRGCQTREDCGRCRVCLRPPRPGLRRQWRCVQRRCLRSKRSRRRGGCDSKMAARRCPRTQPLPPVPPSQPPESPELQPFTNRRQNRKCGACAACLRRMDCGHCDFCCDKPKFGGNNQKRQKCRWRQCLQFAMKRLLPSVWAGSEDGAGPPPSYSRRKRPGSTRRPRLGQILKTSLTTPTARSGCAQTPVKQETDSGFVLPPPGTDLVFLREGAGSPVQVPGPAATSTEALLQAVDPGLPPVKQEPLDPEEDKEEENKNDSASDSAPEEEAGGAGTPVITEIFSLGGTRLRDTAVWLPRAGNREGKMDVKCGRWRTLWRARERAGTSEDGLEPMSVSHHLQLR; this comes from the exons CCCCACAGGAGACAGGATCCGAAGCAAAGTTGAGCTGACCCGATACCTGGGCCCTGCGTGCGACCTCACCCTCTTCGACTTCAAACAAGGCATTCTGTGCTATCCAGCCCCTAAG GCCCCGTCCTTAGATGTCCCTGGCAGGAAGCGGAAGAAGCCTTCACGGCCAGCCAAGACTCAGAAACGTCAGGTTGGACCCCAGAAGGGTGAAGTCAGGAAGGAGGCCCCAGGAGATGAGACCAAGGCTGTTGCTGACACAGCTCTAGCTTCACTCCCTGCACCTGG GTGCTGTGAAAACTGTGGAATCAGCTTCTCAGGAGATGGTACCCGAAGACAGCGGCTCAAGACGTTATGCAAGGACTGCCGAG caCAGAGAATTGCTTTCAATAGGGAGCAAAGGATGTTTAAG CGTGTGGGCTGCGGGGAGTGTGCGGCCTGCCGGGTAACCGAGGACTGCGGGGCCTGCTCCACCTGCCTTCTGCAGCTGCCCCATGAGGTGGCCTCGGGGCTGTTCTGCAAATGTGAGCGGAGACGGTGCCTCCGGATTGTGGAAAGG AGCCGAGGGTGTGGAGTGTGCCGGGGCTGTCAGACACGAGAGGACTGTGGCCGTTGTCGAGTCTGCCTTCGCCCTCCCCGCCCTGGTCTCAGGCGCCAGTGGAGGTGCGTCCAGCGGCGCTGCTTACGG AGTAAACGTAGCCGCCGTAGAGGAGGCTGTGACTCCAAGATGGCTGCCCGGCGGTGCCCCCGAACCCAGCCACTGCCTCCAGTTCCCCCATCACAGCCTCCAGAGTCCCCAGAGCTG CAGCCTTTCACGAACCGCCGGCAGAACCGCAAGTgtggggcctgtgctgcctgcctACGCCGGATGGACTGTGGTCACTGCGACTTCTGCTGTGACAAGCCCAAATTTGGGGGCAACAACCAGAAGCGCCAGAAGTGTCGTTGGCGCCAATGCCTACAGTTTGCCATG AAGCGGCTGCTGCCTAGCGTTTGGGCAGGATCTGAGGATGGGGCAGGGCCACCACCATCTTACTCTCGTCGAAAGAGACCTGGTTCTACTCGACGGCCTCGTCTGGGCCAGATACTGAAGACCTCCTTGACTACACCCACAGCCCGATCAGGCTGTGCCCAGACTCCAGTTAAACAGGAAACGGACAGTGGCTTTGTGCTCCCCCCACCTGGCACCGACCTTGTGTTCTTACGGGAAGGTGCAGGCAGTCCTGTGCAGGTGCCTGGCCCTGCTGCAACTTCCACAGAAGCCCTGTTGCAG GCAGTAGACCCAGGCCTGCCACCTGTGAAGCAAGAGCCACTGGACCctgaggaggacaaggaggaagaGAACAAGAATGATTCCGCCTCCGACTCGGccccagaggaggaggcaggaggggctggcacACCCGTG ATCACGGAGATTTTCAGCCTGGGTGGAACCCGCCTCCGGGACACAGCAGTCTGGTTGCCAAG GGCAGGCAATCGGGAAGGGAAGATGGATGTAAAGTGTGGGAGATGGAGGACACTTTGGCGTGCACGAGAACGAGCTGGAACCAGCGAGGATGGCCTGGAACCCATGTCAGTGTCTCACCACCTCCAACTTCGATGA
- the LOC112925314 gene encoding methyl-CpG-binding domain protein 1 isoform X16 — MAPMAEDWLDCPALGPGWKRREVFRKSGATCGRSDTYYQSPTGDRIRSKVELTRYLGPACDLTLFDFKQGILCYPAPKAPSLDVPGRKRKKPSRPAKTQKRQVGPQKGEVRKEAPGDETKAVADTALASLPAPGCCENCGISFSGDGTRRQRLKTLCKDCRAQRIAFNREQRMFKRVGCGECAACRVTEDCGACSTCLLQLPHEVASGLFCKCERRRCLRIVERSRGCGVCRGCQTREDCGRCRVCLRPPRPGLRRQWRCVQRRCLRSKRSRRRGGCDSKMAARRCPRTQPLPPVPPSQPPESPELPFTNRRQNRKCGACAACLRRMDCGHCDFCCDKPKFGGNNQKRQKCRWRQCLQFAMKRLLPSVWAGSEDGAGPPPSYSRRKRPGSTRRPRLGQILKTSLTTPTARSGCAQTPVKQETDSGFVLPPPGTDLVFLREGAGSPVQVPGPAATSTEALLQEAQCPGLSWVVALPQVKQEKADAQEDWTPGTAILTSPVLLSGCPSKAVDPGLPPVKQEPLDPEEDKEEENKNDSASDSAPEEEAGGAGTPVITEIFSLGGTRLRDTAVWLPRAGNREGKMDVKCGRWRTLWRARERAGTSEDGLEPMSVSHHLQLR, encoded by the exons CCCCACAGGAGACAGGATCCGAAGCAAAGTTGAGCTGACCCGATACCTGGGCCCTGCGTGCGACCTCACCCTCTTCGACTTCAAACAAGGCATTCTGTGCTATCCAGCCCCTAAG GCCCCGTCCTTAGATGTCCCTGGCAGGAAGCGGAAGAAGCCTTCACGGCCAGCCAAGACTCAGAAACGTCAGGTTGGACCCCAGAAGGGTGAAGTCAGGAAGGAGGCCCCAGGAGATGAGACCAAGGCTGTTGCTGACACAGCTCTAGCTTCACTCCCTGCACCTGG GTGCTGTGAAAACTGTGGAATCAGCTTCTCAGGAGATGGTACCCGAAGACAGCGGCTCAAGACGTTATGCAAGGACTGCCGAG caCAGAGAATTGCTTTCAATAGGGAGCAAAGGATGTTTAAG CGTGTGGGCTGCGGGGAGTGTGCGGCCTGCCGGGTAACCGAGGACTGCGGGGCCTGCTCCACCTGCCTTCTGCAGCTGCCCCATGAGGTGGCCTCGGGGCTGTTCTGCAAATGTGAGCGGAGACGGTGCCTCCGGATTGTGGAAAGG AGCCGAGGGTGTGGAGTGTGCCGGGGCTGTCAGACACGAGAGGACTGTGGCCGTTGTCGAGTCTGCCTTCGCCCTCCCCGCCCTGGTCTCAGGCGCCAGTGGAGGTGCGTCCAGCGGCGCTGCTTACGG AGTAAACGTAGCCGCCGTAGAGGAGGCTGTGACTCCAAGATGGCTGCCCGGCGGTGCCCCCGAACCCAGCCACTGCCTCCAGTTCCCCCATCACAGCCTCCAGAGTCCCCAGAGCTG CCTTTCACGAACCGCCGGCAGAACCGCAAGTgtggggcctgtgctgcctgcctACGCCGGATGGACTGTGGTCACTGCGACTTCTGCTGTGACAAGCCCAAATTTGGGGGCAACAACCAGAAGCGCCAGAAGTGTCGTTGGCGCCAATGCCTACAGTTTGCCATG AAGCGGCTGCTGCCTAGCGTTTGGGCAGGATCTGAGGATGGGGCAGGGCCACCACCATCTTACTCTCGTCGAAAGAGACCTGGTTCTACTCGACGGCCTCGTCTGGGCCAGATACTGAAGACCTCCTTGACTACACCCACAGCCCGATCAGGCTGTGCCCAGACTCCAGTTAAACAGGAAACGGACAGTGGCTTTGTGCTCCCCCCACCTGGCACCGACCTTGTGTTCTTACGGGAAGGTGCAGGCAGTCCTGTGCAGGTGCCTGGCCCTGCTGCAACTTCCACAGAAGCCCTGTTGCAG GAGGCCCAGTGCCCTGGCCTGAGTTGGGTTGTGGCCTTACCCCAGGTGAAGCAAGAGAAGGCGGATGCCCAGGAAGACTGGACACCGGGCACAGCCATCCTGACTTCTCCTGTATTGCTGTCTGGCTGCCCCAGCAAG GCAGTAGACCCAGGCCTGCCACCTGTGAAGCAAGAGCCACTGGACCctgaggaggacaaggaggaagaGAACAAGAATGATTCCGCCTCCGACTCGGccccagaggaggaggcaggaggggctggcacACCCGTG ATCACGGAGATTTTCAGCCTGGGTGGAACCCGCCTCCGGGACACAGCAGTCTGGTTGCCAAG GGCAGGCAATCGGGAAGGGAAGATGGATGTAAAGTGTGGGAGATGGAGGACACTTTGGCGTGCACGAGAACGAGCTGGAACCAGCGAGGATGGCCTGGAACCCATGTCAGTGTCTCACCACCTCCAACTTCGATGA